In Candidatus Binatia bacterium, the following are encoded in one genomic region:
- a CDS encoding quinol:cytochrome C oxidoreductase, whose product MNGSRIGSARVFSVMAAVGALGVVVSYFGARPERFWANWLVWFLFILTIGLGSQFIVALGHLVGARWSVPIRRVPERLSGFVVFAVPMALVALLSLPVLYPWARPEAALNPALAGKAPWLNVPFFVIRVILCFALWLIFYNLFTRGSVRQDQTKDPAFSLRAKSFAPAFMLIFALTITLVAFDWISSLEPEWYSDIFGVYLFAGTFLAGLAASSLAILYLMDRGRLPGVRNDHLYSLGGFMFAFTVFWSYIGFAQYMLMWYANMPEEIFWYKQRIEGPWLNVILLLAVVHFFVPFFALVPKDRKHDPRSLRWVAMLVLGAHFLDLYWLILPVVGTSPPLSWPEISFALCFVGLAVLWVRRSMAMGADMPIGDPLLQEGLEFRS is encoded by the coding sequence ATGAACGGATCACGGATCGGGTCCGCCAGAGTGTTCTCCGTGATGGCCGCAGTCGGGGCCCTGGGCGTGGTGGTGTCCTACTTCGGCGCTCGGCCCGAGCGCTTCTGGGCAAACTGGCTCGTGTGGTTTCTGTTTATCCTGACGATCGGATTGGGGTCCCAGTTCATTGTGGCGCTGGGGCATCTTGTCGGCGCCAGGTGGAGCGTGCCCATCCGTCGTGTGCCCGAGCGGCTATCCGGGTTCGTGGTGTTTGCGGTCCCCATGGCCTTGGTGGCGCTGTTATCTCTGCCGGTGCTCTACCCCTGGGCGCGGCCTGAGGCGGCCCTGAACCCGGCCCTGGCGGGCAAGGCCCCCTGGCTCAACGTGCCGTTCTTCGTCATCCGGGTCATCCTTTGCTTCGCGCTGTGGCTGATCTTCTACAATCTCTTCACACGCGGATCCGTCAGGCAGGACCAGACGAAAGACCCCGCCTTCTCCTTGCGTGCCAAGAGTTTTGCTCCCGCGTTCATGTTGATCTTCGCACTGACCATTACCTTGGTGGCGTTCGACTGGATATCGAGCCTGGAGCCCGAGTGGTACAGTGATATTTTCGGTGTGTACCTCTTTGCCGGCACATTCCTGGCCGGCCTGGCGGCCAGCTCGCTCGCGATCCTCTACCTGATGGATCGTGGCCGCCTTCCGGGTGTCCGCAATGATCACCTGTACAGCTTGGGCGGGTTCATGTTCGCCTTCACGGTCTTCTGGTCCTACATCGGCTTCGCCCAGTACATGCTGATGTGGTACGCGAACATGCCCGAGGAGATCTTCTGGTATAAACAGCGCATCGAGGGCCCGTGGCTGAACGTGATTCTGCTGTTGGCTGTGGTGCACTTTTTCGTTCCGTTCTTCGCGCTCGTCCCGAAAGACAGAAAGCATGATCCGAGGAGCCTCCGCTGGGTGGCGATGCTGGTTCTCGGGGCGCACTTCCTGGATCTCTATTGGCTCATCCTCCCCGTCGTCGGCACGAGTCCACCGCTGTCGTGGCCGGAGATTAGCTTCGCATTGTGCTTCGTCGGCCTGGCCGTGCTGTGGGTCCGCCGCTCCATGGCGATGGGCGCCGACATGCCTATTGGCGACCCCTTACTGCAAGAGGGGCTGGAGTTTCGGTCGTGA
- a CDS encoding cbb3-type cytochrome c oxidase subunit I: MAAIATHAERSFLEAGDRKGLLGWILSTDHKRIAILYLFSMLSFFLVGMTIGVLMRLEQLTMGPTIMQPQTYNAMFTLHGVIMIFLFVIPGLPASFGNFFLPILIGAKDVAFPRLNLLSWYFFIIGALLAILSLFTGGGPPDTGWTFYAPYSIRTGTNVSLAVFAAFVLGFSSILTGLNFVTTIHRLRAPGMTWHRMPLFAWSLYATGWVQILATPIIAITLMLVLLERVFGIGVFDPAKGGDPVLYQHLFWIYSHPAVYIMILPAMGAITEIIPTFAHRTIFGYRFIAYSSV, translated from the coding sequence ATGGCCGCAATCGCCACGCATGCGGAACGCAGTTTTCTCGAGGCGGGTGACCGCAAAGGACTGCTGGGGTGGATTCTGTCGACCGATCACAAGCGGATCGCCATCCTCTATCTCTTTTCCATGCTGAGCTTCTTCCTCGTGGGCATGACCATCGGCGTACTGATGCGTCTCGAGCAGCTCACCATGGGCCCGACGATCATGCAGCCCCAGACGTACAACGCCATGTTCACGCTGCACGGGGTCATCATGATCTTCCTGTTCGTGATTCCCGGTCTGCCTGCCTCGTTCGGAAATTTTTTCCTGCCGATCCTCATCGGGGCAAAGGACGTTGCATTTCCCCGACTGAACCTCCTGTCGTGGTACTTCTTCATCATCGGCGCGCTCCTGGCCATCCTCTCGCTGTTCACGGGCGGCGGGCCTCCGGATACGGGGTGGACCTTTTATGCTCCGTACAGCATCCGCACGGGCACGAATGTTTCGCTGGCGGTGTTCGCGGCGTTTGTCCTCGGATTCTCCTCGATTCTGACCGGCCTCAATTTCGTCACCACCATTCACCGGCTACGCGCGCCCGGAATGACCTGGCATCGGATGCCGCTGTTCGCCTGGTCGCTGTACGCGACCGGGTGGGTGCAGATCCTGGCCACGCCGATCATCGCCATCACCCTCATGCTCGTCCTCCTGGAGCGCGTCTTCGGCATCGGTGTCTTCGACCCGGCCAAGGGCGGCGACCCGGTCCTGTACCAGCACCTCTTTTGGATCTACTCGCACCCGGCGGTGTACATCATGATCCTGCCGGCCATGGGCGCGATCACCGAGATCATCCCCACGTTCGCGCACCGCACCATTTTCGGCTACCGGTTCATCGCCTACTCTTCGGT
- the nrfD gene encoding NrfD/PsrC family molybdoenzyme membrane anchor subunit, protein MPSEAVLLPDALRSPTLFEGPITLGGLDDQVLAFPARKPPAAWYVALSFTVAVMAMGFSLIGYTFYMGIGVWGNNRPVFWAFDIINFVFWVGIGHAGTLISAILFLFRARWRNAIARFAEAMTIFAVMCAGIFPLIHVGRPWVAFWLLPYPNQRALWTNFRSPLLWDVFAVSTYFSVSFMYWYLGLVPDIASLRDRTTGKVRRFLYTVFSLGWRGAASHWQHYEKAYLLLAGLATGLVLSVHSVVSFDFAVSLVPGWHMTIFPPYFVTGAIFAGFAMVVIVLVVVRETMDLKNLITTYHLDVMNKVILAMSCLMGYAYVMEAFTAWYSMDQYLHHIFMQYITGTYGWAGWLTISCNVLIPQLLWMRRVRRSYVGMIFVSLAVTVGMWFERFVIIVVSLHQDYLPSSWHIYKPTLVDFGILFGSFGMFFTLVLLFARLLPVIATTEMKVILPGAQPTHGGAASGGRHE, encoded by the coding sequence ATGCCGTCTGAAGCCGTGCTCCTGCCCGACGCCCTGCGGTCCCCCACCCTCTTCGAGGGGCCCATCACGTTGGGCGGGCTCGACGATCAGGTTCTCGCGTTCCCCGCGCGCAAACCACCGGCGGCTTGGTATGTGGCGCTCTCCTTCACCGTCGCCGTCATGGCGATGGGCTTCTCGCTGATCGGGTACACCTTTTACATGGGCATAGGGGTATGGGGGAATAACCGCCCTGTCTTCTGGGCCTTCGATATCATCAACTTCGTGTTTTGGGTGGGGATTGGCCACGCCGGCACGCTGATCTCGGCGATTCTGTTCCTGTTCCGTGCGCGCTGGCGCAACGCCATTGCCCGCTTCGCCGAGGCCATGACGATCTTTGCGGTCATGTGCGCGGGGATCTTTCCGCTGATCCACGTGGGCCGGCCTTGGGTCGCTTTCTGGCTGCTCCCGTACCCCAACCAGCGGGCGCTGTGGACCAACTTCCGCTCGCCGCTGCTGTGGGACGTCTTCGCGGTCAGCACCTATTTCTCGGTGTCCTTTATGTATTGGTACCTGGGACTTGTGCCGGATATCGCCTCGCTCAGAGACCGGACCACGGGCAAGGTTCGTCGGTTCCTCTACACAGTCTTCAGCCTCGGCTGGCGCGGCGCCGCCTCCCACTGGCAGCACTACGAGAAGGCGTACCTCTTGCTCGCCGGCCTGGCCACCGGCCTGGTGCTTTCGGTGCACAGCGTCGTTTCGTTCGACTTCGCCGTGTCCCTCGTGCCCGGGTGGCACATGACGATCTTCCCGCCCTACTTTGTAACGGGGGCGATCTTCGCTGGCTTTGCGATGGTGGTCATCGTGCTCGTGGTGGTGCGCGAGACGATGGACCTGAAGAACCTCATCACGACGTATCACCTGGACGTGATGAACAAGGTCATCCTCGCGATGTCGTGCTTGATGGGGTACGCCTACGTGATGGAAGCGTTTACCGCCTGGTACAGCATGGATCAGTACCTGCACCACATCTTCATGCAGTACATCACGGGAACCTACGGGTGGGCGGGCTGGCTCACCATCAGCTGTAACGTCCTCATCCCACAGCTCCTCTGGATGCGCCGGGTTCGCCGGAGCTACGTCGGCATGATCTTTGTGTCACTAGCGGTGACGGTGGGGATGTGGTTCGAGCGCTTCGTGATCATCGTGGTGTCGCTGCACCAGGACTACCTGCCGTCGTCCTGGCACATCTACAAGCCGACGCTGGTCGACTTCGGCATCCTGTTCGGGTCGTTCGGGATGTTCTTCACGCTGGTCCTGCTCTTTGCGCGCCTGTTGCCCGTGATCGCCACGACAGAAATGAAGGTGATCCTCCCGGGTGCCCAGCCCACGCACGGTGGAGCCGCCAGCGGAGGCCGCCATGAGTGA
- a CDS encoding quinol:electron acceptor oxidoreductase subunit ActD, giving the protein MSERVFAVVGLFDSADDLLKAIPRLRARAIGSLEAYTPFPVHGIDAALGLRRSPLGGMVLVAGALGAVTALFFQWWMSAVDYPIPVGGKALFSWQAFVPIMFEITVLFATFTAGLGMLLLMNKLPFFGHPLLSSKAIAGITRDKFALAVEADGGALDVDAAQAALRTAGATVLEVLPYPLGEAFSLKDLFRTVLGIGISCVVAGYVMYWAIKLFPVLPPMVHMEDQPRLDVQKADTFFRDGHGMQRPVEGTVARGHLPYIIETQEQAAALINPLPRTPKVLQQGRKAWNEHCTVCHGALGNGVPTLTSAYGAKPANLQAQTFRDYPDGKIYHVIMVGKNAMPSYAADLTEDERWAVVHYVRVLQRAQNATDEDFK; this is encoded by the coding sequence ATGAGTGAGCGGGTCTTCGCGGTCGTCGGCCTGTTCGACAGCGCCGACGACCTGTTGAAAGCCATTCCGCGGTTGCGGGCGCGCGCCATTGGCAGCCTCGAGGCCTACACGCCATTCCCCGTGCATGGCATCGACGCGGCGCTCGGGCTGCGTCGCTCGCCGCTGGGTGGGATGGTCTTGGTGGCGGGGGCTCTGGGCGCGGTGACGGCCTTGTTCTTCCAGTGGTGGATGAGCGCCGTGGATTACCCGATCCCGGTGGGAGGCAAGGCGCTCTTTTCGTGGCAGGCCTTCGTGCCCATCATGTTCGAGATCACCGTGCTCTTTGCCACCTTCACGGCCGGGCTCGGCATGCTGTTATTGATGAACAAGCTTCCGTTCTTCGGCCACCCCTTGCTGTCGTCGAAAGCCATCGCCGGCATCACGCGGGACAAGTTTGCGCTCGCGGTGGAGGCGGACGGCGGAGCCCTCGACGTGGATGCCGCCCAGGCCGCGCTGCGTACGGCCGGCGCAACGGTGTTGGAGGTTCTCCCGTACCCGCTTGGGGAAGCGTTCTCGCTGAAGGACCTCTTCCGGACCGTCTTGGGAATTGGGATCTCCTGCGTGGTCGCGGGCTACGTCATGTACTGGGCCATCAAGTTGTTCCCGGTCCTGCCGCCGATGGTGCACATGGAGGACCAGCCTCGACTCGACGTGCAGAAAGCCGACACGTTTTTCAGGGATGGGCACGGCATGCAGCGCCCGGTCGAAGGGACCGTGGCGCGCGGACACCTGCCGTATATCATTGAGACGCAGGAGCAGGCCGCCGCCCTGATCAACCCCCTGCCCCGGACGCCGAAGGTGCTCCAACAGGGCCGCAAAGCCTGGAACGAACACTGTACCGTCTGCCACGGTGCGCTGGGCAACGGGGTTCCCACATTGACTTCCGCGTACGGCGCCAAGCCGGCTAATTTGCAGGCCCAGACCTTCCGGGATTACCCGGACGGCAAGATTTACCACGTCATCATGGTTGGGAAGAACGCTATGCCTTCCTACGCCGCCGACCTGACGGAAGACGAACGCTGGGCGGTTGTGCATTACGTCCGGGTGTTGCAGCGGGCGCAGAACGCCACGGACGAGGATTTCAAATGA
- a CDS encoding cytochrome c yields MIDQYVSPEELRRLVSTFLVTVGAIAIFALFAFIVVPGLRHANKPPAVPAVAAPQGETGWLDPTEYPPARGYELPPIDPKTVLTASPELLSHGKSLFEQNCTACHGPQGQGNGPASATLNPRPRDFTQAAAWKNGYQLAGIYKTLSEGIKGSAMTSYDYLRARDRMALAHYVQSLGTFPHGPEDQAALDALEKQFAAAGEAVPNKIPVSMAMAKLEAESTAVPPLAPPALADGDPGARLFARVIEDKARAARTLALAASWRESASALAQVVGAETPANGFSVSVATLSPEEWRTLYDELIKVTRR; encoded by the coding sequence GTGATCGATCAGTACGTCAGCCCCGAAGAGCTTCGGCGTCTCGTTTCCACCTTCCTCGTGACGGTGGGGGCGATCGCCATCTTTGCGCTGTTCGCGTTCATTGTCGTGCCTGGGCTGCGCCATGCCAACAAGCCGCCGGCAGTGCCCGCAGTCGCCGCGCCACAGGGCGAGACGGGCTGGCTCGATCCCACCGAGTACCCACCAGCGAGAGGATACGAGCTGCCGCCGATTGACCCGAAGACTGTCCTGACGGCGAGCCCCGAGCTGCTGAGTCACGGCAAGTCCCTGTTCGAACAAAACTGCACCGCCTGTCACGGACCCCAGGGACAGGGGAACGGTCCGGCCTCCGCCACGCTCAACCCGCGGCCGCGCGACTTTACGCAAGCGGCGGCGTGGAAGAACGGGTACCAGTTGGCGGGCATCTACAAGACGCTCAGTGAGGGGATCAAGGGAAGCGCCATGACCTCCTATGACTATCTCCGCGCGCGCGATCGCATGGCGCTCGCTCATTACGTACAATCACTAGGCACGTTTCCGCACGGTCCTGAGGACCAGGCAGCGCTGGATGCCCTTGAGAAGCAGTTTGCCGCCGCCGGCGAGGCGGTACCGAACAAGATCCCCGTGAGCATGGCAATGGCCAAACTCGAAGCCGAGTCCACTGCGGTACCGCCGCTCGCACCGCCGGCCCTGGCTGATGGTGACCCTGGCGCCCGGCTCTTTGCCAGGGTAATTGAGGACAAGGCTAGGGCCGCCCGGACGTTGGCGCTGGCAGCGTCGTGGCGGGAAAGCGCCTCGGCGCTCGCCCAAGTCGTGGGCGCCGAGACCCCGGCGAACGGGTTCTCCGTTTCCGTGGCAACGCTGAGCCCGGAGGAGTGGCGCACGCTGTACGATGAGCTGATCAAGGTTACCCGTCGTTAG
- a CDS encoding SCO family protein — protein MKRVALCLLLLLWSAPAGATSEARPADEVGINEKLGATIPADLQLNDETGQKVFLRQLIDKPTVLTLNYFRCAGICTPQLNDLVRTLNTIDLEPGKDFQVITVSFDSTDTPDLAAAKRTNYLKLLKRPFPPTAWRFLTGDEASTKALANTVGFGFKKDRDAFIHPGALIVLSPQGKVTRYMYGITYLPADLKMAVGEAASGLARPSISKALSFCFSYDPQGRKYVVNFTRVAGLVTLVLAGAFAVFVLLPSRKRSRTEGAHS, from the coding sequence ATGAAAAGGGTTGCCCTGTGCCTCCTGCTCTTACTGTGGTCGGCGCCGGCAGGCGCCACGTCGGAGGCTCGGCCGGCGGACGAAGTCGGCATCAACGAGAAACTCGGCGCCACGATCCCGGCGGATCTGCAGCTCAACGACGAGACCGGGCAGAAGGTGTTCTTGCGACAGCTCATCGATAAACCGACGGTGCTCACACTGAATTACTTCCGCTGCGCCGGTATCTGCACACCTCAGCTCAATGACCTTGTCCGCACGCTCAACACCATCGATCTCGAACCCGGAAAAGACTTCCAGGTGATAACGGTGAGCTTCGACAGCACGGATACGCCTGATCTCGCCGCCGCCAAGCGGACGAACTACCTCAAACTGTTGAAACGGCCATTTCCGCCGACAGCCTGGCGGTTCCTCACGGGTGACGAGGCCTCGACGAAGGCCTTGGCGAATACGGTGGGTTTCGGCTTCAAGAAGGATCGCGATGCCTTCATCCATCCGGGAGCGCTGATCGTGCTTTCGCCCCAGGGAAAGGTGACACGGTACATGTACGGCATCACCTATCTTCCGGCCGACCTGAAGATGGCGGTCGGTGAGGCCGCCAGCGGGCTGGCCCGGCCGAGCATCAGCAAAGCCCTGAGTTTCTGTTTCAGCTACGACCCGCAAGGGCGGAAATACGTGGTCAATTTCACGCGGGTCGCCGGCTTGGTGACTCTCGTGCTGGCTGGCGCCTTTGCCGTATTCGTGCTGCTGCCGAGCCGAAAGCGGAGCCGGACGGAAGGGGCCCACTCATGA